The DNA sequence CAAGGACACCAAAATCCATCCTGTTCGTTGAATAAAATGCGTTCATAAAAAGCTACTATAGCGCAcagctacaatcccagcacttggaaaagctgaggcaggagcatcaccaTGAGCTTACTAGGCTATGTTGTTAATTTTGGGCCAGTCTGGATTAcagagtaagactctgtctcaaaaaataaggtccTGGTATGAGAGCCACCAAGAACCTGGCACCTTTTGGTGTGGTAACCCTTGTCCTTACAGCAGAGGTCCATCACAGAAGTAATGACTCAAATCTGACAGCAGGCTTGCTTAGAGAGAGGTACTATTACTTGGCCAAGGCTGTAGTTACTATCTATATATTTTGGACTTAGCTCACAATATGTCTTTgccataaataaaatgaaatgcttaGTGGTAAGAGTTCCCATGACATGGGAAGAATGCAGTAATTGTCACATTCATTGTGGCTTGACAGCTTAGGAGAAGACAgctgtaaattttctttttatagttcaggCACAGGCCAAATGGAGGCGTGTGAACCGATTGTTTCGTATACCCAGAATCTAGAGTCACTGGGAAGGCCACATAGACTGACCAGTGTCACTGGCTacttttaaatgcatttaaagtCTGTTATTACTTTTAAGGACATAGGCCACTCTCTAGGTTTTGTACTGTCTTTTCAAAGCTCactcaaaaatgaagaaattattatGTCCGAGTGGTTCTTGACAGCACTTTTAACCCAGCCCCCTTTAAGCCAGAGTttccctcactgtcctggaactcactctataggccgagctggcctcaaactcagacatagaccggcctcagcctcctgagtgctgggattaaaggcacaaacCACCATGGCACCAAGGGCAGCAAAAAGCCATTTCTAAGAAGGGTGAGCAGATAGAGAGGCCACAGCCGTAACTCTCTTGTGAGTGCCTTCATGATTTCCTTACTAATTCTGTAGTGCATGCTGGCTTAAGTGTCTGCAGACGTAGATGGTGTTCTGAAAGATCCCTTTGCCAAGACAACTGAAATTAGATTGTTATAAGAGTGAGGTCTCCAAGTGGCTGCTAGCTCGCTGCTCATGGTGTGAATAACCAGGAAAACTTCTGTTAGCCGTTAAGAACAGTCGGTCATTTGGATTATGTGTCTGTTCGCTGAAGTTCAAGACCTGAAGCTGAGTTTTAAAActagggctggggatatagctcagccGAAGAGGGCTTTCAGAGCCAGGCGCTGGGCTTGACCCTAGCACTATAGAAAACAAATTGACTTCCGATTGCTTGGAATTCTGTAATTTAGTTACAAGAGCTTAGACTTAGGGCCAGACACTGGGCCTCTCTGCAGGAGGTGCATTGCTAAATCTAGGGTTCTGGTTGATGATTGTCTTGTGTACCAGCCATCTAAATAAAGTTCAGTATTTTATAAACCAGGTTTAAAGTGTAAAGGAGCAGAGCTGAacgtggtagcacacacctataattcaaacactcaagagacagaggcaggagagtcctacatttgaagccagtctaggctactCGGTGAACTCCTTTCTCAAAGGACAGAAAGTGCAAGGGGCAAATGGTGTCCCCCGTATTCACCTGGAAAGGTGTGTCCAAGTTGCTTTGCTTTCAGTGAGCTGAGTCAAGTTCCTAACAACTCGTGAGACTGAGCAGCAGTTTGAAAACAGCTGATAGGACATGGATCTTAATGCTGGTCTATTGCTAACCAATCTTTAATGGTTCTCTCAGGATACCCTCTAAACTCTTTGGCATGTGTCATGATTTTCTACATCATCATCCAAAGACTTGAGAAAGCAGTCATTTCTCAGCTTTCCTGTATATTCTTGTGTATTCTTCAGGTGCTAGCTAGTAAAGTTGCATTTTTAGGGTTTCTTAGGAGGTGTCATTTATAGCCTCTTGCACCCAGGCTATACTACCATGGACAGGTCTTTTGTGTGCCCTGCAGTGGGCCCATGAAATAGTCATTGATGTCATTTTTGCTCATCCTGTTGGTGTCATGGCAGACAGCATGGTGCGTCTTCTGTACAGACTGAGTTCTGAGGAATTACAGGTGTTAGAATCATCAAGGAGAGTAAGGAAGCAGGACATTCCAGAGAAGACAccccaaaaaggaatgggtgcaGCACCCTTTGGTCATGGATGAGTAAAAGCAAGGTAACTCCTTCCCATTCACGATTTCATCCAAAGCACTACCTTTTCATGAACCCCCAGCCCCAGCAGAGGGATTCATACATGGCTTCCTGGGGATGAGCGGTAGATAAAATAGCCCCAATTGTGGCCCATATCCTTCATGGAATGTTACATgatgtaatcccaacacttgggagtcagaggcagatagatctcagttcgtgtgagttcaaggccagcctgggctacacagtgagatcctgtctcaaataaatagataagtaaataaatgagcaaGATTGATGGCTCCTAAGGATTACCATTctaggttgtcctctggcctccattcacacctgcatgtgtgtacactcggggacacccatacacacacattctacaTTATTATCAGAAGTAATTCTTCAAGGTAAGCTAGAGCAAATCCAGATGTCACTAAATGTTGCCTATGAAAACAAGCCCAGAACCACccttttttttcaaaagttcCTTCCTAGAGTGAGTCCAAGGTTTTAAGTCTTTTACATATTCATGTGCTCAGATGCACATAGCTCCCGTCTAGTGAGGGAGGCTCATCCCTCAGTGTCTTTAAACAGATGACGTTGCAGGACAGCCCTGGGAGATGTCACGTGGGATTGCTAGGATGCTAGGTTAGTTATGCGGAGGGCTCCCAGCTGGCGAGTTTAGTAGGGTAGAAGCTAATTTCCAAAGTTGCTTAGAGGATTTGTGATcgtttcatttaaaaagtaaaactagacCTGGTAGTGGTATATATGCACTTGTAAtgccagcagtcaggaggctggcTGAaggagttctaggtcagtctgCGCTCTGTCATCCTGTCTAAAGGTCCAGCATGGGTCCAGCACAAGCAGTTTGCTCACACAGCTCGTATATACACTCCCTTAGCCACTCGGAAGTCCTCTTTCACTCTTTTTCACCAAAGGCAGTTGGCTTGTGTGTCATTAAAGAACCTCCCACAACCTGATGGACAGGAAGATGCCAAGCACAGAGCCTTTATTTTACATAGTATTTCCAAAGAGGGCAGTACTTAAAGTGAGCAGCCAACAGAAGACAAGAAAGTGACAACAAAGGTAACTGGCTCAAGTCCCTCCAGGTAACCATGTACAGCGCATGTCTGAGCACCTTGTAAGTCTGGCTTAAGTGCAGGTAAGGCAATATAGATTGTGCAAACAAGATCTGTGTCCTATGATCAGGAATGGCTACTACATGCATCACACGAAATGCAGTCTGAAATGTTTGGATCTGTAAGTAAAGTTTTCTCAAGCAAAGATGTGTGGGGACAATTAAATGGCTGACACATACAGAGCACGTTGAGCAGAAAGAACAGATAATGTGGAAGGGCGGTGGGGTCAGCACACTGATCAAGAGCCCTGCATAGAAGGAGCCGTCCCAGTGGCAGAGAGAGCGGGCTACGACAGAGAGCAGGGACCATCTCCAGCCACCTCAAGCTCCTTCCTGCCTTCACTCTAAGCTGAGCAGCTCCACGTCAAAGATGAGGGTGGCATTGGGAGGGATGACACCGGGGTGGCCAGTAGCTCCATAGGCCACATCAGGGGTGCAGGTCAGCTTCGCCCTCTGCCCCAAGCTCATCTAGTAGGGAtgggggcagaggaggagaggagaaagagggctcagcttgatttaaaagaaaaaaggtaacTCTGGCATTTCCCCCAAAACCATCTTTAGGGTAAGTCCAAAGATCTGAGGTCAATTCTATTCGGGGCACACTAAACTTAAACTAAGAGCTTAAACATGcagattctgcctcaaaatagATCTGACTATGGGGCAGTTAACAGCCACAAAGTAGCCTCAGATTCATTCAAACAACAAATGTTATTGGCTATCCAGCAATGGTATGGCCCAAACTTGTGTCTGCTCATCATTGTTCCTGGTCCTCTTCAGAGGTAGCCTTCGAGGAATGTGTAACAGCATCAAATATACTTGTGACAGGAACAGTTAAGGTTTGGCAACGAAAGGCCACATCAAGGTGACAGAGGCAGAGGTACAGGAATGGAACATCTTAGGACTTCCCAGACAAACTGAGGGAGAGCTGGAACCAAAGCCCACCAGCACTGTCAACCCACTGGACATCTGTTAGTAAGAGAGCTGTGAGGTTTGAATTTCAAAGGATACCTAAAATTCGAGTTGACCCGCTAATGTTGTATTGATGTTAATGTTCTACTTGAACCACTGCAGTATGGTTATATATGTTAACATTTGAGGAAGCTGGGTGAAAATTATATAGAAGCTTCACTATTTCTGCAATATTTTTATGTCTGAAATAGCTTCAAgactgttaaaaaaacaaaacccaaagcactTCTTGGCTTATCCATCTCTAGCTCTTCTTAGCTCAGACAGCTTGTTGGCCTTTTCAGCCTGCTCAAGCAATCTTAGAAGGAATGCCTGGGGTGAGACATGTCagccacagaggaggaggaggacagagccAGGAGTGAGTACGAGGTGGTGTTGCTGCACCCTGGGGGTGGTGTTAAGGCAGCGTGAGTGAGGTCTGTTTCAGGACCTCTTAAAACCCACTTAGTTGAGTCCACAGCCTCCTTAAGACCTTTCATACCCATCCTCAGCCTACCTGGGCAGCGCCTTCTTCAAAGCCTTTGATGACTTCCTGTTTGCCAATTCTGAACTTGAAaggtttgtttctgtctctggatGAATCGAATTTCTTGCCATTTTGGAGCATTCCTATCAAAAGTAAGAAGAGGGCAGAAAAGAGCTGGGGTTGTGAGTGAACCAGGAGTTAGACTCAGCATGTCTATACACAATTCTTCTGCACAAACCGGCTCCTCTTTGACCCTCCCATCAGCCCTGCTGACAAGCAGGAAGCATGGACCCATTGCTCAGCCTCTCCCAACAAGTGGATGCGGCCTATCACCAAGTCACACATCTCTTTGGAATCTAGCTTCAGTTTCTACTACTGCCACCTGTGGTGTTATGGAGTCACGGCCACGGCTCACCGGTGGACTAGAACAGCCTCCAAACTGGTACATCTACTCCTCGGAAGTCTTCCACTCTCTAAGTCGacagattttcttttccctccaccATTCTGATCATATTTACTTCCCTGCTTAGAAAACTTCAATAGCTCCCAAAGCAGAATCCAAAAGCCCAGGGCTAATAATGCCTGCCTTCAAGTGCTCTCTCCCCTCGAACCctcctctccctacctattcagagCACGCCATTCTCAAGTTCCTCCATACCTTCTAAACCTTTCACACTACTTCCACACTAGCCTGGAGTTCAGTATGTAGCCTGgcggctgacctagaacttgcagGAGTTTCCAGGTGCCAAATCTCAGGTGTTGAGTCATTACACCCAGTTAAGACAGGGTTTTGACTTCAGCCTGACACTAACTCACTGTGTGATATTAGAGAAACAGTCCTCATATTTTCCATATTTAACACAGCAAGCTTTGCCAGCTTACAAGTATCTGAGCATCTATTATTTTACTTCTGAATTCCTACAGCTTGAATGTGTACTAGAGAGTCTTATTTACCTACCTTCTGGGTAGAATAGATTGGGCTCCTGCCCTGAGTTCTAAATGTGGCAAAGGAGAAACCCTTCTGGCTacccagagatacacacagatggATGCTACAGAGATCAAACACAaactcatgcatatacacagttGCTAAGATAGTCACATTCACAGAGATATTtatgcatgctcacatgcacttacacacagacactcaggagagaagccctgatgGTCAAACAGATGCTAAGAAAATATTTAGATCGACAAACctacatatattcacacagatAGGCCCTTGGACAAATGCATGCTtgaatatgtgcacatgcacaatcCATTTATAGACTGCCTTCCCCACTTCCCCAATGCCTTCAGCTTTCCTAAAGTTGAATCTACTGGAAACCACACGGTTTCAGCTATCTGTGGCTGTAAattcagccagagctacataatccAGAAACAGGCCCACATAATATGCTGACTTCTTTTGCGAAGATGTTTCTTTAATACAGCAAATAAAGGATGACTTTTTGGATTAACATTGCTGGATCGAATCTACATCCACACGGGGGAAAAAAATTGAACTTAAGCCTCTATCACCTCTACACATAAGAATCAATTCTAAATAAATCATAGacctaaatataaataataaaataaaaataataaagtagtaGTGGGCATACTGCCATTCAAAATTTCTACAAAGTAGCTAGGTATGATGGTACgcactgtaatcccaacattcagctggaggcaggaggaccaggaattcaaggccagccttgactatagaacaaattcaaggccaaccccAGTCACATGGGACACTGTCTTAAatgacaaaaacaataaaaaaaaaaaaaaaaaaaaaaaaaaaaaaaaaaaaaaaaaaaaaaagaaagaaagagaaaaacaaacaccaccaccaacatttCTACTAGGtgataaataaacatgaataaatgAGGATCTTCTAATAAAGTGAAAAATTCCTTGAAGTGAACACAGAAAAATATGTAAGCATGAGGAAGACTGATAAGTATGATATTACAAAAATGAAGAACTTCTGCTCAAAAGATACTATTAAAAGACtaatggagggatggctcagtgattaagagcactgactactcttgcaaaggacctgggttcaattcctgtcACCCCACACAACAGCTctcaactgtaattccagtttcagagtatccaatgtcctcttccagACTGTGCAGGCACTAGGTAcacaaactcactatgtagccaaggttggccttgaacttttgatcctcttgtTCTCACTCCCAAGTGACAGTATTATACGTGTGGGCCACCAAGCCTAGCTTATATTTAATTCCTTAAAAATTAACCAGGAGTTTCTTATATAGTCTCCTGCTGTATCTGATAAGACAGGTCTCCCAAAGCAGAGCCAATGCGTTTAATGAGCCCTGCCTACTCAATGTACACACTGTCAGGAAAATGCAAAAGGATGTTTGGTTTTCTTAACTTGATAAACAATGGTCTGTCCATACCATGTAGAACAGATAAATCAATTACCCTGGTCAGAGGCTCCAGAGGCCCCAGGGTAATTAGGCCACAACACTAGGAGATAAAACAGCCCTCCTGTGCTGACATCAGCGGCTGGAGATACaactgttaaaaaaacaaacaaaaaaaccagccaTGTCATCTGCTAGAACCAATCTGGTGCTTCACACTGGCCTAGAGAACTGCTAAAAATGGCCCCATCTGAATATGTCCCAGGAATTAAGCTGGCCTTGCTGTATGCTAATGGCTGTCACCCATAGAGTTTGCCACATTAGGAAGCGAGTCACAAGGCAGAGTCCTCACACCTCTTAGAGCAGCACCTGCCAGTAATCTTCCTGCCAGAAGTCCTAAAGAACTCATCTAGAATGTTCCTGGGGAAggggtgttggggggggggggggggggggggggagatggctcagcgagtaagagcaccgactgctcttccagaggtcctgagttcaaatcccagcaaccacatggtggctcacaaccacccgcaatgagatctgacgccctcttctggtgtgtctgaagacagctacagtgaattacactggagcaagcagggtggaGCCAgcggagcagaggtcctgagttcaattcagcAGCCATACActtgatggctcacggccatctgtacagctacagtatactcactcatacacataaaataaataaaataaaccttttttaaaaatccatacataagataaaataaataagtatagaaTGTCTGTGGTCCTTGGGTCTTCAAACACAGACAACAGACTTGTGGCAATCTCCTCTGGATTCTCCCGGCGCCTGGAGACAGTGTAGCAACTAACCCTGGAGACAGTGCAGCAACTAACCCTGGAGACAGTGCAGCAACTAACCCTGGAGACAGTGCAGCAACTAACCCTGGAGACAGTGCAGCAACTAACCCCATCCCTCTTACTGCAGCCGAGTTGAGAgggcacaaagaagaaaaatagggtAAAAGGGGATTTTGAGGGTGCTCAGACTTTCCAGAAAAAATCTGAAACATCAGACAGGAGCAAGAAGGTCAGGGAACAGGTAGTTTCTGGAGGCATTTGACTTTACCAGAGGCTGGCACCACAGATGGTCTTTGTGGGTAAGGAAAAGTAAAACTGATCACAGGCAACCTTGGGCTTTGAGGGTAATCCACGGACAAGACTGTCTTGAGGAAGCTTATAGGACAGCACTGCCTTGGGAAGGGCAGGCCTGGGTCAGTGCTAAGAGAATGAAACCTACCTGTATAGTGCACCACGCATATCTGACCCTTCTTAGGGAATGTCCTTCCTGTCAGGAGAGATTAAAGCAGATGAAAAATTGGGGTATTAGAAAAACTCACCaagatgggtggtggtggtgcttgcttttaatcccagcactggggaggcagagacaggcagatctctgtgtatttgaggccagcctggtctatagagtgagttccaggacagccaaggctatagagtgagaccttgtctcaaacaaacaaacaaacaaacaaacaaaaaaaaacaaaaagccaaccaacaaaagaaaaaaacccaaacaatgtCTCCTTTTTGGTTTGTATTTGAACTTAATGTTACTGGTCTCAATTTCCTaggccaaaacaaaaccaaaagcaaaaccagcCTCATTGCTCTTTACTGTTCCTTTTACTTTCATCTATTTTACAAGGATTCAGGAATAACCTAGTACATGCTAGACCAGGATCATGAATAGCCTACTGTGTGTCAGGTGACCTGAAGTAGATTCCAGAGACAGAGAGTAATATATGAACCCatgaagaagagaagcagaaaccTAAGTCTCAGATGGCTAGAGAGTCATGATTACATCAAAGATGAATAAGTA is a window from the Mastomys coucha isolate ucsf_1 unplaced genomic scaffold, UCSF_Mcou_1 pScaffold6, whole genome shotgun sequence genome containing:
- the Fkbp1b gene encoding peptidyl-prolyl cis-trans isomerase FKBP1B isoform X3: MLQNGKKFDSSRDRNKPFKFRIGKQEVIKGFEEGAAQMSLGQRAKLTCTPDVAYGATGHPGVIPPNATLIFDVELLSLE
- the Fkbp1b gene encoding peptidyl-prolyl cis-trans isomerase FKBP1B isoform X1, whose protein sequence is MGVEIETISPGDGRTFPKKGQICVVHYTGMLQNGKKFDSSRDRNKPFKFRIGKQEVIKGFEEGAAQMSLGQRAKLTCTPDVAYGATGHPGVIPPNATLIFDVELLSLE
- the Fkbp1b gene encoding peptidyl-prolyl cis-trans isomerase FKBP1B isoform X2, which translates into the protein MGVEIETISPGDGMLQNGKKFDSSRDRNKPFKFRIGKQEVIKGFEEGAAQMSLGQRAKLTCTPDVAYGATGHPGVIPPNATLIFDVELLSLE